The sequence CGTGCAGGATGAGGGACGCGCCTCGCCACACCGGCCCTGTCCCACACCCCTCGCACTCCTCCGGCACGCCGAGGGTGCCCAGCGCCCACTTCAACCGCGCGCCGGGCGTCCGGCGGGACCCGTTAGGTCGCACAACCAGGAGCTGGGCCGATGTGATGCGCCGTTCGCCGCTGCGGCCCTTGTTGTGTGCCTGCCTCGTGAAGTGCGAGGTGTCGATGCCGAACCGCTTGAGCTGCCGGCTGATGTGAGCGTGCGAGCCACCGCTGACGCGTACGCCGAGCAGCCGCATCACCTCGGTGATGTTGCGGGCGACGGCGGCAGCGGCGGCCAGCGCTTCGGGTGTGTACTTGTATCGGACCACTGACGGACCGTAGCGATCCGGTGCGACAGTCAGTCCAGGCCGAGGTCGCGGCGGAGCTTGGCGACGTGCCCGGTGGCCTTGACGTTGTAGAGCGCCCGCTCGACCTTGCCGTCGGCGTCGATCACGAACGTCGAGCGGATCACGCCGGTGACGGTCTTGCCGTAGAGCTGCTTCTCGCCGTACGCGCCGTAGGCGGTCAGCACGGCCTTGTCCGGGTCCGACACCAGCGGGAAGGTGATGGCGTCGCGCTCGCGGAACTTCGCCAGCTTCTCCGGCTTGTCCGGGGAGATGCCGACGACCTCGTAGCCGGCGGCCTGGAGTGAGGCGAGTGAGTCGCGGAAGTCGCAGGCCTGCTTGGTGCAGCCGGGGGTCATCGCGGCCGGGTAGGCGTACAGGACGACCTTGCGGCCTCGCAGGTCGGCGAGGGAGAGCTGGTCGCCGGTGTCGGTGGCGAGGGTGAACTCGGGCGCGGGGTCACCGGGGGAGAGGCGGTCGGGCGAGGTCATGGCCCCGACCCTACCGTCGAGCCGCTGAGCGCCGTCGCCGACGAGACGCGGCGCGTCGGGCGGCGCGTCGGGGCTTGGTCACCGGGAGGCGGTCGGGCTGAGCCTGCCGCTGGGAGTGATCAAGCCCATGCGTTGTTGCCAGAGTCTGGCAACAACGATGGTTGGGAAATAAGCTGACCCACGCCGGCCCGGTCGGGCCTGCTGACGCGTGGGAGGTCGCGTGGAGACACTGGCGATGCACATCTCGAACGGGATCATCGACGGTCCTGTGGCAGCGATCTTCGCTGCGCTCGCTCTTGCCGCGCTCACCGCCTGCGTCCTGCGCGGTCGGCGCGACCTGGACGACCGGCTGGCCCCGATGGCCGGCCTGGTGGCGGCGTTCATCTTCGCCGTCCAGATGCTCAACTTCCCGATCTTCACGGCCGGTGTCAGCGGCCACCTGCTCGGTGGCGCGCTCGCCGCCATGCTGGTCGGCCCGTGGGTCGGCGCGCTCTGCGTGGCCGTGGTGCTTGTCGTACAGGCACTGATCTTCGGCGACGGCGGTGTGGCGATGCTCGGCCTCAACATCACGAACATGGCGTTGCTCGGCACCGCCGCAGCGTACGCGCTGATCGCGCTGCTGTTGCGGGTGCTGCCCCGCACGCGGGCCGGTCTGGCAGTGACCGCGTTCGTCGCCGCGACGGTCAGCGTGGTGGTGGCGTCGCAGGGCTTCGTCCTGCAGTACTGGCTGGGTGGCACCACCGACCTGGGCAACAACCTGGGTGGTCTGGCGGGCACGATGGCCGGCGTCCACCTGCTGATCGGCATCGGCGAGGGCCTGATCACCGCGACCACGGTGCTCACCGTCGCGAAGGTGCGCCCCGACCTGGTGTACGCGCTGCGCTCCCTGCGCACGCCCGCCGCCCCCGCCGCCCCCGCCGTCCCGGTCGCCGGAGGTGCCCGATGAAGAACCGGTCCTGGGCCTTCCTGGCCGGCGGCCTGCTGGTCGCCCTGCTGCTCGCCGGTGTGGTGAGCAACTACGCCTCGTCCCACCCGGACGGGTTGGACTCGTCACTGCTCAAGGGTTGCACCGTCGACGCCGACGACACCATCGTCGGGGGGAGCTGCCCAGCCCAGCAGGCCCGCGACCACGAGTTGGCCGACAGCCCGCTGGCCGACTACGGCGTGCGGGGTGTGCGGAACAGCTTCGTCTCCACCGGCCTCTCCGGGGTGCTCGGGGTGCTTGTCACCTTCGCGATCGGGGCCGGCGGGTTCTGGCTGCTGCGCCGTCGAGGCAGCACGCCGACCGACAGTGACGCGACGACGCCCGCCGAGGGTGACGCTGTGGCGTCGCGCGCCGGCACGGCCAGCTGAGCAGGGGATAAGCGGATGGGAGCCGGTCACGGGCACGTGCTGTACCGCGAGTCGGACTCGCCGGTGCACCGGCTCCCGCCCGAGGTCAAGATCGTGGCGATGGTGGTCTTCACCATCGCCGTGGTGGCCACTCCACGCGAGGCGTTCTGGGCCTTCGGCGCGTACGCCGTGCTGGTGGCGGTGGTGGCGGCGCTGGCCCGGGTGGGGCCGCGGTGGTTGCTCAGCCGAGCGTTGATCGAGCTGCCGTTCGTGCTGTTCGCCGTTGCCCTGCCGTTCCTCGGCAGCGGCGACCGGGTCGAGGTGCTGGGCCTGCGGCTGTCCGAGGACGGGCTGCACGGCGCGTGGAACATCCTGGCGAAGGGCACCCTGGGGGTGCTCGTGTCGCTGCTGCTCGCGGCGACCACCACCACCCGGGACCTGATCGTGGGGTTGGACCGGCTGCACTGTCCGCAGGTGCTCACCCAGATCGCCACGTTCATGCTGCGCTACCTCGACGTGCTGGTCGGCGAGGCGCGGCGGATGCGGGTGGCCCGGATCTCCCGGGGTGACGACCCGCGCTTCCTGTGGCAGCTGCGCGGGTTCGCCGCCGGGATCGGGGCGTTGTTCCTGCGCGCCTTCGAGCGCGGCGAGCGGGTCTATCTGGCGATGCTGTCCCGGGGTTACACCGGGCGGATGCCCGCCGTGTGGCAGGGCGAGGGTGCGGCGAGCGCCGGGCAGTGGCTGGTCGCGGCGACAGTGCCGGTGTTGGCGGCCTCCATCGCCGCCACCGCCGTCGTGCTGTCATGATCGGTGTCGTGCAGACCGCTGTCTCGCTGGACGTTCGGGGTGTTCGTTACGCGTACCCGGACGGGCACGTCGCCCTGCGGGGGGTCGACCTGAATGTGCCGCGGGGCGACCGGGTGGCGCTGCTCGGGCCCAACGGCGCCGGCAAGACCACTCTGGTGCTGCACCTCAACGGCATCCTCGCCCCGACCGAGGGCAGCGTGAGCGTCGGCGGGCTGACTGTCACCCCGGACCGGCCCACCCTGGCCGAGGTACGCCGTCGGGTGGGCATCGTCTTCCAGGACCCGGACGACCAGTTGTTCCTGCCCACCGTGGCGGAGGACGTGGCGTTCGGGCCGGCGAACCTGGGTCTGCGCGGGGCCGAGCTGGCCGCCCGGGTGGACGAGGCGCTCGCCGCGGTGGGGATGGGTGAGCACCGGGACCGGGCCCCGCAGCACCTGTCGTTCGGGCAGCGCCGCCGGGTGGCGGTGGCCACGGTGCTCGCCATGCACCCGGAGATCCTGGTGCTCGACGAGCCGTCGTCGAACCTGGACCCGGCGGCCCGTCGGGAACTCGCCGAGATCCTGCGCGGCCTGCCGGTGACCCTGCTGATGGTCACGCACGACCTGCCGTACGCGGCGGAGCTGTGCGAGCGGTCGGTGATCCTGGACGACGGCCGGATCGTCGCCGACGCCCCCACCCGCACCCTGCTCAACGACGCCCCCCTGCTGGCGAGACACCGCCTGGAACTGCCCTACGGCTTCACCCCGCAGCCGTAGACCCACTCTCGGCGGCCACGACCCGTGGTGCCGCCGCAGTGGTGCGGGAGGCGGCGTGCAGGCGCAGGACGCCGGCGGCTGTCGCACCGGCGCCGGTGATCAGGAAGAGCGCCACCATCACCCGGGCCGCCGCGGGGGACCAGGGCACAGGGGCGATGGCGTTGGCGAACACGGCGGCGTTCGCCGCTCCGGCGAAGAGCGCCAGGCAGGCGCCGGCCAGCGCGACCACGAAGTCCGCACCCGGGCGGCGGCTCAACGCGTACCAACCGGCGGCGATCGCGCCGACGCCGGTGAGCAGGGACCAGATCTGCCCGGACAGCAACCCGACCAGCACCCCACCCACGCCCTGAGCGCCCGCGTCCAGTTCCCGTCCCACCGGGTACGCGACGGCCAGCGCGCCGCCGACGATCAGCGACACGCCCAGCGCGGAGAGCGCGCGGGCGCCGGCCGGGGCGGTGGCGGCGAGCAGGCCGAGCGCGCCCACCGCGAGCAGCCCCACGATGGTCACCGCCCACCAGGTGTACGCGTCCGGCGGCGGCACCCAGTCCAGCGTTCCGCCGATCACCACCGGGTCGGTGCCGTCGCGCAGCGGGATGGTCCAGTCCCGGACCCGGTGCTCGCGGTCCGGCGCGGCGCGTACCGCGGCCGGTGGCGCCGCCTCCTGCCACAAAGCGCGTTGGTCGTGCCACCTGGCGGTGGTGCCGTCGGCGATCCGGCGCCAGGACGGTGCGGCGGCCGGGTCGGCGTCGGCGGGGAGCGCGGTGTCCCCGGCGATGGTGCGGTTCAGGTACGTGGCGGGGGAGTGGCTGTTCTCGAAGACCCCGTCCGGGCCGACGCGCAGGTACGGCTCGCCGGAGTAGCCGATGACCTCGATGGCGCGGCCGGTGCGGTTGGTCAGCTCCAGTCGGGCACCCGCCTCGATGACGCGTACCTCAAGCCCTGGCCGCGCCGGTGCGACCCCTGTGGCGCGGGTGCGGTAGTCGGTGCCGTCCGGCGCGTCCGCGCCGTGCGCGGCGGCGGGCGCCGCGCTGGTCACTGTCACCAGGCCGGCTGCGGCGACGACCAGGCCGGCACGGCCCAGCAGGGTACGGATCACTTGCCGGCCGCCGCCACTGCTGCGGTGAGAGCGTCCGGGGTGGGGTTCTCGAGGGGCTGACCATTGATCTTGACGGTCGGCGTGCCGGTGACGTTGCTCCGGCTGGCGTCGTCGGTGACGTGCTCGGTCCAGGTCCGGTACGTCTTGTCCTTCACGCAGCTGCCGAAGGAGCCCCGGTCGAGGCCCACGCTGGTGCCGATGTCGATGAGCTTGTCGTCGGTGAGCCCGGCGCTGCCCTCCGGCGGCTGCTCGGCGAAGAGCGCCTTCGCGTACTCGTGGTACTTGCCGCCCGCCGCCGCGCAGCCGGAGGCGGCCGAGGAGCGGGTGGAGTACTCGGTGGTGGAGAAGCGGTTGAGGTACGCGACCGGGTGGTAGACCACAGTCGCCTTGTTCTCGGCCACCAACTGTTCGAGCGTCGACCCGCTGGTCTGCTCGAACTGCTTGCAGGCCGGGCAGAGGAAGTCCTCGTAGACGTCGATGGTGACCGGGCCGCCGCCGGTGACGATGCCGGTGCCGGCCGCGTTGGCGCCGGGTGGGGTGGTGAAGTCGTCGGAGCGCTGGCTGGACCAGACGGCCCAGCCGATGACGCCGGCGATGACCAGGACGACGACCGCGGCGGCGGAGACCCAGATCGTGCGGCGGCGGCGCCGCTCGCGGGCCAACTGCTCGCGGACCACCCGGGCGGCGTCCCGCTGCCCCTTGCGACTACTCATCCTCGTCCTCCACAACGGGTTCGCCGGACAACCACCCGTCCACCGATACCGGCGTACGCGGCCAGACCAGCAGAAAACCGGCCAGAACCAAGAATCCCAGGTCCCGGAGGATCTCCGGGAGGTAACTGGGGGCCTGCCCCGCCGCCAGTTGCCCGCCGCTGCCGAAGCAACCGCAGTCGATGGCCAGCCCACGCGCCCAGGCCGAGGCGATCCCCGCGATGAAGACCACCAGCAGTGCGGCGGACACGCCGGCGACGAGCCGGGTGGCCAGCCCGAGCAGCAGCAGCACGCCCAACGCCAACTCGACGAAGGGCAGGGCCGCGCCGATCACTGTCGCCACGTCGTACGGCAGCACCTGGTACGCGTTGACCGCCCGCCCGGAGGCGGCGAGATCACTGACCTTCGACGCGCCGGCGACCAGCCAGACGGCGGCGAGGCCGAGCCGGGCCGCGATGCCGAGCCAGGGGCGTACCACTGGCCAACGGGCGCCCCGGGTGGAAGGTGCTGTCACGCTCATTTGTCGTCCCGTCCGCGCCGGAAGTTCCAGGGTTCAGCCGGCCAGGGCGTCGCCGACCGCCTCGACCAGGTCGTCACGGGCCCGGGCGACCCGGGACCGGATGGTGCCCACCGGCACCCCCTCGACGGCGGCGGCCTCGGCGTACGACAGGCCGAGCAGTTGGGTGAGCACGAACGCGGACCGCCGCTCGGGGCCGAGGCGGCGGACCAGGTCGGTGGCACCGAACTGGCCGGCCGGGTCCGGGTGCGGACGGTCGGTGTACGCGTTCGCCGCCAGGCGCTCGTCGAGTCGACGACGCCGGACGACAGTGCGGAGGTGGTCGGCGCAGGCCCGCCGGGCGATGCCGAGCAGCCAGGTGCGGGCGCTGGAGCGCCCCTCGAACGCGGGCAGGGCCCGAAACGCCCGCAGGTAGGTCTCCTGGGTCAGGTCGTCGGCGCTGTCCGTGTCGACCAGGGCGGCGGCGAACCGCCAGACCTCGGCCTGGGTCAGCCGGACGAACGCCGCCTGGGCGGTGGGGTCACCGTCACGGGCGGTCAGTGCCCACTCGGTTGCCGGGTCCCGGGCGACCTCGTCGACCGGCTCCGCCGGACCGGCGGCACCGGAGTCACGCGGGACAGGGATCACGACAGACCAGGTTACGCGGCTGACGGCGGGGCGACAGGGTCGTTCGGCCCTTGGATGGTCTGCGCCACGTCGGGAACTTTTCCCCGAACCGGGCCGACTACCAGATCATGACGTGCGACCACAGAAGCGACCACCCCCCTCGGGTCGCCGAATGGGACACCCATCGGCGACCATGGCCGGCATGACTGTCGCCCCCCGCCGCTGGGCTGCCCGGCTGGCCGCAGCCGCCGGCCTCCTGGTCACCGTCGTCGCCTTGTTGATCGCGCCAGCCACCTCCGCCAGCGCCCACGCGGTGCTGGAGAGCAGCAGTCCGGCCGCCTCGTCCATCGTGCCGAGCGGGCCGTCCGAGGTGGTTCTCACCTTCAGTGAGGGGGTCCGCAAGGTGCCCGGCAAGATCCGGGTCATCGCGCCGGACGGCTCCCGGGCCGACCGGGGCGAACCGTCGTTCAGCAGCACTGTCGTGACCATCCCGGTGGATCCGGCCGGCGCCCGTGGCACCTACCTGGTCAGCTTCCGGGTGATCTCCGCCGACAGTCACCCGGTCTCCGGGGCGTTCACCTACTCGGTCGGCGCTCCCTCGACCCCACCCGTCGACTCGGGTACTGACAGCCGCGCCAACCCGGTGGTGGAGACGGCGGTGAAGGTGGCCCGCTTCCTCGGCTACACCGGCCTGGTGCTGCTGGTGGGGCCGGCGCTGGTGCTCGCCGCGCTCTGGCCGCGACGGCTCTCCCGGCGGGGGCCGACCCGGCTGGCCTGGACGGGCCTCGGTCTGGTGGCCGTCGCCACCCTCGCCGACCTGTGGTTGCAGGTGCCCTACACGGCCGGTGGTGGTCTCTTCGACGTCACCGGCGAGGGGTTCGGCACTGTGTTCGGCAGCGCCTTCGGTGCCGCCCACCTGGTCCGGCTCGGCCTGCTGGCGGCGTCCGTCTTCCTGCTCCGACCGCTGCTGGCCCGGCCCGCCGGCCGCGCGGACGCGATCATCCTGGCCGTCCTCGGCGGCGCCGCCCTGTTGACCTGGCCGCTGGCCGGGCACGCGGCGGCCTCCCCGGCGCCGGCGGTCTCCGTGGTGGTCGACGCGGTCCACCTGGGCAGCATGGCGGTCTGGCTGGGCGGTCTGCTCATGCTCGCCGTCTTCCTGCTGCGCCAGGCCGACGAGCGGGAGCTGGGTGCGATCCTGCCGATCTGGTCGCGCTGGGCGGCGCTCGCCGTCTCGGCGCTGCTGCTGGCCGGCACCGTCCAGGCGCTGATCGAGGTGGCCACCCTGCAGGCGCTCTTCGACACCACGTACGGGCGTCTGCTGCTCGCCAAGATCGCGCTGTTCGCACTGGTCATCGCCGTGGCCGCGTACTCCCGGCACCTGGTGCGCAGCCGGGTCGCGGCGCAACGCCCGGTGCCGGTGCGCCGCGCCGTCCTGGTGGAGTTGGTCGTCACCGTGGTGGTGCTGGCCGTGTCCGCCACGCTCGTGCAGACCACGCCCGCCCGCACCGCCGCGGCAACCCCCTCCGCCGGGGCCGAGGCCGGTCTCTTCAGTACCAGGCTGTCCAGCCCGCTGCTGACCGTCGAGGTCGAGGTGAGCCCGGCCGAGCGGGGCAACAACTCGGTGCACCTGTACGCGTACGGCACTGACAACCAGCCACTGCTGGTCGCGGAGTGGAAGGCGACAGTGGCGCTGCCCTCGGCCGGGATCGAGCCGATCGAGGTGCCGTTGCTGCGGTTGACGGACAGTCACGCCTACGGCGACATCAGCCTGCCGACCGCCGGCGAGTGGCAACTGAAGATCACCGCCCGAACGACCGACATCGACCAGGCCACGGTGACCGCCACCGTGCCCATCCGTTAGGAAGGTTCGCGAAACCCATGACCCGATTCCGGCGCACCGCAACCGCCGCTGCCGCCCTGGCGTTCACCGCCGCCGCCACCGCTGTGCTCGGCTTCGCCGGACCGGCGTCCGCGCACGTCACTGTGAACCCGAAGGAGGCGGCCCAGGGCGGCTACGCCCGGGTGGCGTTCCGGGTGCCGAACGAGAGCGACAGCGCGTCGACGGTCAAGCTCGAGGTGGTGCTCCCGGAGAACGCCCCGGTCGGTTCGGTGTCGACGATGCCGGTGCCCGGCTGGACGGTCGCCACGGAGAAGCGCAAGGTGGACCCGCCGATCGAGGTGCACGGCAGTCAGCTCACCGAGGCCGTCTCCAAGATCACCTGGACGGCCTCGGGTGGCGCGGGAGTGAAGCCGGGGCAGTTCCAGGAGTTCCCGGTCTCGCTGGGGCCGCTGCCGCAGGTCGACTCGATGGTCTTCAAGACCCTGCAGACCTACTCGGACGGCAACATCTCGCGGTGGATCGACGAGCCGGCGCCGGGCGCCGAGGAGCCGGAGCACCCCGCGCCGGTGCTCACCCTGGCCGCCGCGGCGGCGCCGGCGGGTTCGGCCACGCCGACCGCTGCCGTCGCATCGCCGGACGACGACGATGACGACGACGGCAACGGGCTCGCTGTCGGTCTCGGTGTGGCCGGTCTCGTCGCCGGTCTGGCCGGCCTGGCGCTGGGCGGGCTGGCGTTCGCGCGTACCCGCCGGGAGCCGGTCGCCAAGGCCTGACCCTTTCCCGTCCGCTGGCCCGCCGGATGATCCGGCGGGCCAGCGTGCTTTCCGGAGTCGACACCGACCGTGCCGTGGATATCCCCTGATCAGACGGTGTACGTCGGTAAGGTCGGCCGGGTATTTGGCTACGGAGGGGGACGGTGCGGATGCGGTTCGTGCGGGTGATCGCCGGAGTGGTGCTGTTGGTCGTGGGAATTCCGGCGCTGTTCGCCGGTGGCGGGCTGTGGCTGGTGACCCGACACGCCGACCCCGGCGGGGCCTTCGCCGCCCGCTTCGAGACGGTCCGCACGCCCGGTCACGCGGTAGTGGTCACCGACCTCGACCGGTTGCTGCGACAGGAGGCGCCCTTCGCGCGTTCCGCGCAGACCCGACTGCGGGTGGACGCCCGCACGACTGGCGGGCCGGCCTTCGTCGGACTGGCGCCCACTGCCGAGGTGCGTGGCTGGCTGGAGGCGGTGCCGCACGCCACGGTCCGCCGGGTGGCGCTGGCCCGGGGCCCGCTGCCCGTCCGGCTCGATCCGGCCGGCCCGGCAGCCGACACCCCGGGCGTCGCGACGGCCGACGGGCCGGTCACGCCGCTGGGCCGGCCCTTCTGGGTACGCGAGGGGATCGGCTCGCTGGAGTGGAGCGCGGACGACCTGGCCGGTGAACCGATGAGCCTGGTGGTGATGCGCCCCGACGGCGGCGCCGACCTGGCCCTGGACCTGCGCGCGGAGCTGCGGGCCGGGTGGACCGGCCCGGCCACCTGGGGTCTGCTGGCGATCGGCGTGCTGCTGATGGTGGGCGCCGCGCTGCTCCTGCTGCGACCGGTGCGCCCGCGCGAGGTGATCTTCGTGGTCGAGCCGGACCAGGTGCCGGTGCTCGCCGGCCGGCTCGGGGTCACCTCACTGAGTGGCCTGGGTCCCCGGCAACCCGACCCGACCCCGTCGTTGCCGGCGCGACAACTCGCCCCGGTCGGCTCCGG comes from Micromonospora vinacea and encodes:
- the bcp gene encoding thioredoxin-dependent thiol peroxidase, coding for MTSPDRLSPGDPAPEFTLATDTGDQLSLADLRGRKVVLYAYPAAMTPGCTKQACDFRDSLASLQAAGYEVVGISPDKPEKLAKFRERDAITFPLVSDPDKAVLTAYGAYGEKQLYGKTVTGVIRSTFVIDADGKVERALYNVKATGHVAKLRRDLGLD
- a CDS encoding energy-coupling factor ABC transporter permease; this translates as METLAMHISNGIIDGPVAAIFAALALAALTACVLRGRRDLDDRLAPMAGLVAAFIFAVQMLNFPIFTAGVSGHLLGGALAAMLVGPWVGALCVAVVLVVQALIFGDGGVAMLGLNITNMALLGTAAAYALIALLLRVLPRTRAGLAVTAFVAATVSVVVASQGFVLQYWLGGTTDLGNNLGGLAGTMAGVHLLIGIGEGLITATTVLTVAKVRPDLVYALRSLRTPAAPAAPAVPVAGGAR
- a CDS encoding PDGLE domain-containing protein, whose product is MKNRSWAFLAGGLLVALLLAGVVSNYASSHPDGLDSSLLKGCTVDADDTIVGGSCPAQQARDHELADSPLADYGVRGVRNSFVSTGLSGVLGVLVTFAIGAGGFWLLRRRGSTPTDSDATTPAEGDAVASRAGTAS
- the cbiQ gene encoding cobalt ECF transporter T component CbiQ, encoding MGAGHGHVLYRESDSPVHRLPPEVKIVAMVVFTIAVVATPREAFWAFGAYAVLVAVVAALARVGPRWLLSRALIELPFVLFAVALPFLGSGDRVEVLGLRLSEDGLHGAWNILAKGTLGVLVSLLLAATTTTRDLIVGLDRLHCPQVLTQIATFMLRYLDVLVGEARRMRVARISRGDDPRFLWQLRGFAAGIGALFLRAFERGERVYLAMLSRGYTGRMPAVWQGEGAASAGQWLVAATVPVLAASIAATAVVLS
- a CDS encoding energy-coupling factor ABC transporter ATP-binding protein; the encoded protein is MIGVVQTAVSLDVRGVRYAYPDGHVALRGVDLNVPRGDRVALLGPNGAGKTTLVLHLNGILAPTEGSVSVGGLTVTPDRPTLAEVRRRVGIVFQDPDDQLFLPTVAEDVAFGPANLGLRGAELAARVDEALAAVGMGEHRDRAPQHLSFGQRRRVAVATVLAMHPEILVLDEPSSNLDPAARRELAEILRGLPVTLLMVTHDLPYAAELCERSVILDDGRIVADAPTRTLLNDAPLLARHRLELPYGFTPQP
- a CDS encoding DsbA family protein, whose protein sequence is MSSRKGQRDAARVVREQLARERRRRRTIWVSAAAVVVLVIAGVIGWAVWSSQRSDDFTTPPGANAAGTGIVTGGGPVTIDVYEDFLCPACKQFEQTSGSTLEQLVAENKATVVYHPVAYLNRFSTTEYSTRSSAASGCAAAGGKYHEYAKALFAEQPPEGSAGLTDDKLIDIGTSVGLDRGSFGSCVKDKTYRTWTEHVTDDASRSNVTGTPTVKINGQPLENPTPDALTAAVAAAGK
- a CDS encoding MauE/DoxX family redox-associated membrane protein, whose translation is MSVTAPSTRGARWPVVRPWLGIAARLGLAAVWLVAGASKVSDLAASGRAVNAYQVLPYDVATVIGAALPFVELALGVLLLLGLATRLVAGVSAALLVVFIAGIASAWARGLAIDCGCFGSGGQLAAGQAPSYLPEILRDLGFLVLAGFLLVWPRTPVSVDGWLSGEPVVEDEDE
- a CDS encoding sigma-70 family RNA polymerase sigma factor, which translates into the protein MIPVPRDSGAAGPAEPVDEVARDPATEWALTARDGDPTAQAAFVRLTQAEVWRFAAALVDTDSADDLTQETYLRAFRALPAFEGRSSARTWLLGIARRACADHLRTVVRRRRLDERLAANAYTDRPHPDPAGQFGATDLVRRLGPERRSAFVLTQLLGLSYAEAAAVEGVPVGTIRSRVARARDDLVEAVGDALAG
- a CDS encoding copper resistance CopC/CopD family protein, which encodes MAGMTVAPRRWAARLAAAAGLLVTVVALLIAPATSASAHAVLESSSPAASSIVPSGPSEVVLTFSEGVRKVPGKIRVIAPDGSRADRGEPSFSSTVVTIPVDPAGARGTYLVSFRVISADSHPVSGAFTYSVGAPSTPPVDSGTDSRANPVVETAVKVARFLGYTGLVLLVGPALVLAALWPRRLSRRGPTRLAWTGLGLVAVATLADLWLQVPYTAGGGLFDVTGEGFGTVFGSAFGAAHLVRLGLLAASVFLLRPLLARPAGRADAIILAVLGGAALLTWPLAGHAAASPAPAVSVVVDAVHLGSMAVWLGGLLMLAVFLLRQADERELGAILPIWSRWAALAVSALLLAGTVQALIEVATLQALFDTTYGRLLLAKIALFALVIAVAAYSRHLVRSRVAAQRPVPVRRAVLVELVVTVVVLAVSATLVQTTPARTAAATPSAGAEAGLFSTRLSSPLLTVEVEVSPAERGNNSVHLYAYGTDNQPLLVAEWKATVALPSAGIEPIEVPLLRLTDSHAYGDISLPTAGEWQLKITARTTDIDQATVTATVPIR
- a CDS encoding YcnI family copper-binding membrane protein — encoded protein: MTRFRRTATAAAALAFTAAATAVLGFAGPASAHVTVNPKEAAQGGYARVAFRVPNESDSASTVKLEVVLPENAPVGSVSTMPVPGWTVATEKRKVDPPIEVHGSQLTEAVSKITWTASGGAGVKPGQFQEFPVSLGPLPQVDSMVFKTLQTYSDGNISRWIDEPAPGAEEPEHPAPVLTLAAAAAPAGSATPTAAVASPDDDDDDDGNGLAVGLGVAGLVAGLAGLALGGLAFARTRREPVAKA